The Candidatus Eisenbacteria bacterium genome includes a window with the following:
- a CDS encoding DUF2911 domain-containing protein, translated as MSLRHGILLAAAVAVLAVGSQARAQSITLPLSGENQRTTLTQSIGLVSLTVDYSSPNVTGPNGQSRRGHIWGELVPFGMHDLGFNDCKECPWRAGANFNTIFKTSHDILVEGQSLKAGAYGLFMLADPNEWTVIFSSNCTSWGSFTYNPAEDVLRVKVKPGKCEYHEFLDYEFTDRMPDHATLALQWEELQVPIRITVPNMNDLYVAQIQRELRDYDWFNWLNWEGAAQFCLANNTHLKQGLEWAEASVNKPFVGVKSFRTLTTLAQLQISNGLRPAATKTVDEAMTMPATVLNIHQFARQLQLQKEDAIAIRVFEANAKRFPNQWPVQLGLARGYAGRGDFKKALQAAQLAVKQAPDEPSRMNVETLIKQWTESAAKAN; from the coding sequence ATGTCATTGCGTCACGGAATTCTGCTCGCCGCAGCGGTCGCGGTGCTCGCGGTCGGCTCGCAGGCCCGGGCCCAGTCCATCACGCTCCCGCTGAGCGGTGAGAACCAGCGCACCACGCTCACCCAGTCGATCGGCCTCGTGTCGCTGACGGTCGACTACTCGAGCCCCAATGTGACCGGCCCCAACGGCCAGAGCCGCCGCGGCCACATCTGGGGCGAGCTGGTCCCGTTCGGCATGCACGATCTCGGATTCAACGACTGCAAGGAATGCCCGTGGCGCGCGGGGGCGAACTTCAACACCATCTTCAAGACCTCGCACGACATCCTGGTCGAGGGTCAGTCGCTCAAGGCCGGCGCGTACGGACTGTTCATGCTCGCCGATCCGAACGAGTGGACCGTTATCTTCTCGAGCAACTGCACCTCGTGGGGCAGCTTCACCTACAACCCGGCCGAGGACGTGCTGCGCGTCAAGGTCAAGCCTGGCAAGTGCGAGTACCACGAGTTTCTCGACTACGAGTTCACCGACCGCATGCCGGACCACGCGACGCTCGCACTGCAGTGGGAAGAGCTGCAGGTGCCGATCCGCATCACGGTGCCGAACATGAACGATCTCTACGTGGCGCAGATCCAGCGCGAGCTGCGCGACTACGACTGGTTCAACTGGCTCAACTGGGAAGGTGCGGCGCAGTTCTGCCTCGCGAACAACACGCACCTGAAGCAGGGTCTCGAATGGGCCGAGGCGTCGGTGAACAAGCCGTTCGTCGGGGTCAAGAGTTTCCGCACGCTGACCACGCTCGCGCAGCTCCAGATCTCGAACGGCCTGCGCCCCGCGGCGACGAAGACGGTCGACGAAGCGATGACGATGCCGGCCACGGTGCTCAACATTCACCAGTTCGCCCGGCAGCTCCAGCTGCAGAAGGAAGACGCGATCGCGATCCGGGTGTTCGAGGCGAACGCGAAGCGCTTCCCGAATCAGTGGCCGGTCCAACTCGGGCTTGCGCGCGGCTATGCGGGGCGCGGTGATTTCAAGAAGGCGCTGCAGGCGGCCCAGCTCGCGGTCAAGCAGGCGCCGGACGAACCGAGTCGCATGAACGTCGAGACGCTGATCAAGCAGTGGACCGAATCCGCGGCGAAGGCGAACTAG